A stretch of Cucumis sativus cultivar 9930 chromosome 2, Cucumber_9930_V3, whole genome shotgun sequence DNA encodes these proteins:
- the LOC101205128 gene encoding disease resistance-like protein DSC1, which translates to MNRASGSSSSSPFRCSFDVFLSFRGEDTRSNFTSHLNMALRQRGINVFIDNKISRGEEISASLLEAIEKSKILIVIISENYASSSWCLNELEKIIMCNELRSGQLVLPIFYRVDPSEVRKQSGRFGEEFGRLEVRFSSDKMQAWREAMIYVSQMSGWPVLQEEYFSSSHISFYSFALHIISLLYFHYISSSDEANLIQEIVQEVLKKLNRGIIMQLRIPKYPVGIDIQVNNILFQIMSDKKIVMLGLYGIGGIGKTTLAKALYNRIAHDFEGCCFLEKIREASNQYDGLVQLQKKILCDILMDNSINVSNLDIGVNIIRNRLCSKKILLILDDVDTREQLEALAGGHDWFGHGSKIIATTRNMQLLASHGFNKLEKVNGLNAIEGLELFSWHAFNNCHPSSDYLDLSKRAVHYCKDLPLALEVLGSFLNSIHDQSKFERILDEYKNFYLDKDIQDILRISYDELEQDVKDIFLYISCCFVGEDINEVKMKLEACGCLCLEKGTTKLMNLSLLTIEFNRIKMHDLIQQMGRSIHLSETFTSHKRKRLLIKDDAMDVLNGNKEARAVKVIKLDFPRPTQLDIDSRAFEKVKNLVVLDVRNVTSSKGTDLEYLPGSIRWMNWPQFPFSYLHTSFTIENLVKFNLPYSSIKNFGKALMCGEWLKEINLSYSKFLVEIPDLTTAINLEKLNLEGCEKLVKVHESVGSLSKLVEFYLSSSVEGFEKFPSCLKLNSLEALVVRYCRIEECCPQFSEEMNSLEILEIDDSIINQLSPTIEYLTGLKELWITECTKLETLPSTIYRLSNLTSLEVKKSDLSIFPSLNDPSSSSLSIPYLTSIKLFNCQITNLDFLETMVQVTPSLEMLDLSQNNFCKLPSCIINFKSLKYLYIIECKSLEEILKVPKGVVRMDTRGCVSLARFPNNIPDFISCDDNVEYDKKDGVIKQLILMNCDIPDWCKYKSMNDSVTFDFLADYLSWKRKAFIALCVKFHVTNDHELVKLNCRVLFINDIEVWSRMSISNFNFWLSRGECLWMAVLHPCMHRLINPYGDDIMDISPNFSIGILDDKITLLFEVNPECKDTVSIKMCGVHVIMEK; encoded by the exons ATGAATCGAGCAAGTggatcatcttcttcctcaccTTTTAGATGCAGTTTTGatgtatttttaagttttcgtGGGGAAGATACTCGTTCCAACTTCACCAGTCATCTTAATATGGCTTTACGTCAAAGAGGAATCAATGTTTTTATAGATAACAAGATTTCAAGGGGTGAAGAAATTTCTGCATCTCTTTTGGAAGCTATTGAAAAATCCAAGATTTTGATCGTTATAATCTCTGAAAATTATGCATCTTCAAGTTGGTGTTTGAATGAACTAGAGAAAATCATTATGTGTAACGAGTTGAGATCAGGACAACTTGTTTTACCAATTTTCTACAGAGTGGATCCATCTGaagtaagaaaacaaagtgGAAGATTTGGAGAAGAATTTGGGAGACTCGAAGTTAGATTCTCGTCGGACAAGATGCAAGCATGGAGGGAGGCCATGATTTATGTTTCTCAGATGTCTGGATGGCCGGTTCTTCAAGAagagtatttttcttcttcacatatATCTTTTTACTCATTTGCTCTTCATATTATATCGTTACTATACTTCCACTATATTTCATCAAG TGATGAGGCCAATTTGATTCAAGAAATTGTTCAAGAAGtcttgaagaaattaaatcgTGGAATAATAATGCAGTTGCGTATACCTAAATATCCAGTTGGAATAGACATACAAGTTAATAATATACTCTTCCAAATTATGtctgataaaaaaattgttatgcTTGGATTATATGGAATTGGAGGTATCGGCAAGACAACTTTGGCCAAAGCATTGTACAATAGAATTGCTCATGACTTTGAAGGTTGTTgctttttggaaaaaattaGAGAAGCTTCAAATCAATATGACGGCCTTGTTCAactccaaaagaaaatactttgtGATATTCTAATGGATAATTCGATCAATGTTAGCAATCTTGATATAGGGGTTAACATCATAAGGAATCGACTATGctcaaaaaaaattcttttaattcttgATGATGTTGATACGAGAGAACAACTAGAAGCATTAGCGGGAGGGCATGATTGGTTTGGACATGGAAGTAAGATCATTGCGACAACAAGAAACATGCAATTACTTGCTAGTCATGGATTtaataaattggaaaaagttAACGGATTGAATGCCATTGAAGGTCTTGAGCTTTTTAGTTGGCATGCATTCAACAATTGTCATCCCTCAAGTGATTATTTAGACCTTTCAAAACGTGCTGTACATTATTGTAAAGATCTTCCATTAGCTCTTGAAGTGTTAGGTTCCTTCCTTAATTCTATTCACGATCAATCCAAATTTGAACGTATATTGGACGAGTATAAGAACTTCTATCTGGACAAAGACATCCAAGATATTCTTCGAATAAGTTATGATGAACTTGAACAAGatgtaaaagatattttcCTTTACATTTCTTGTTGCTTTGTAGGAGAAGATATCAACGAAGTTAAAATGAAGTTAGAAGCCTGTGGTTGTTTATGTTTGGAAAAGGGAACAACAAAACTAATGAATTTATCACTTCTAACCATTGAATTCAATCGAATTAAAATGCATGACTTAATACAACAAATGGGTCGCTCGATTCATCTCTCGGAGACTTTTACatctcataaaagaaaaagattgttgATTAAAGATGACGCTATGGATGTCTTAAATGGGAATAAG GAAGCAAGAGCAgttaaagttataaaattgGATTTTCCTCGACCTACCCAACTTGACATTGATTCAAGAGCTTTTGAAAAGGTGAAAAATTTGGTAGTACTCGATGTTCGCAATGTCACATCTTCAAAAGGTACTGATCTTGAGTATCTACCTGGTAGCATAAGGTGGATGAATTGGCctcaatttcctttttcatatttgcaTACAAGCTTCACAATAGAGAACCTTGTCAAGTTCAACTTGCCATATAGCTCCATAAAAAATTTTGGGAAAGCATTAATG TGTGGTGAATGGTTGAAGGAAATTAATCTTAGTTACTCTAAGTTTTTGGTGGAAATTCCAGATTTAACTACTGCAATAAACCTCGAAAAGTTGAATCTTGAAGGGTGTGAAAAATTAGTAAAGGTTCATGAATCAGTTGGATCTCTCAGTAAGCTTGTTGAGTTTTATCTTTCCAGCAGTGTTGAGGGTTTTGAGAAGTTTCCATCCTGCCTTAAGTTGAATTCTCTTGAAGCTTTGGTAGTGAGATATTGTAGAATAGAAGAATGTTGTCCTCAATTTAGTGAAGAAATGAATAGCCTAGAAATATTGGAGATCGATGATagtataattaatcaattatctCCAACAATTGAATATCTTACTGGCCTAAAAGAACTCTGGATCACAGAGTGCACGAAGCTCGAAACTCTTCCAAGTACAATTTATCGTTTAAGTAATCTTACTTCTTTAGAAGTCAAAAAATCTGATCTTTCAATCTTTCCTTCCTTAAATGatccttcttcatcttccttatCAATTCCCTACCTAACATCAATAAAGCTTTTCAATTGTCAGATAACAAATTTGGATTTCTTAGAAACAATGGTTCAGGTTACCCCTTCATTGGAAATGTTGGACTTATCTCAAAACAACTTTTGTAAACTACCCTCctgtataattaattttaaatccttGAAATATCTTTATATAATCGAATGTAAGTCGCTTGAAGAAATTCTAAAGGTTCCAAAAGGAGTAGTTCGTATGGATACTAGAGGGTGTGTATCATTGGCCAGATTTCCTAACAACATTCCTGATTTCATATCTTGTGATGATAATGTG gaatatgataaaaaagaCGGAGTAATCAAACAACTCATATTAATGAATTGTGATATTCCAGATTGGTGCAAGTACAAGAGTATGAACGATTCAGTAACGTTTGATTTTCTAGCTGATTATTTAAGTTGGAAAAGGAAGGCTTTTATTGCTCTTTGTGTCAAATTTCATGTTACCAATGATCACGAGTTGGTTAAGCTTAATTGTAGAGTATTGTTTATCAACGATATTGAAGTATGGAGTCGAATGTCAATCTccaattttaacttttggCTATCACGAGGTGAATGTTTATGGATGGCAGTACTTCATCCTTGCATGCATCGTCTGATCAACCCATATGGTGATGATATTATGGACATCTCACCGAATTTCTCAATAGGCATTTTGGACGATAAAATTACATTGTTATTTGAGGTTAATCCAGAGTGTAAAGACACAGTAAGTATAAAAATGTGTGGTGTTCATGTCATCATGGAGAAATAA